A stretch of the Actinomyces qiguomingii genome encodes the following:
- a CDS encoding DNA-binding response regulator encodes MRIVLADDAALLREGLAGLLAAAGYEVVAQVADADALREEVERLAMAGAPPDVVVTDVRMPPTGTDDGLRAAIDLRAAYPGLPVVVLSAYVAGPYLRELLDGPDAGAGGAGYLLKERVGRVSDFLHSLDVVAAGGVVVDPEVLARLMRAGSSSNFAGRGGLEPAQGATHAADGRRAGLADRADGGGRDVEGTALARLTPREQEVLALMAEGLSNSQVAERLVVSDGAVAKHVASIFAKLDLPPEEGNRRVRAVLTWLRARA; translated from the coding sequence ATGAGAATCGTGCTGGCCGACGACGCCGCCCTCCTGCGCGAGGGCCTGGCCGGGCTGCTCGCGGCGGCGGGATACGAGGTGGTGGCGCAGGTGGCGGACGCCGATGCGCTACGGGAGGAGGTCGAGCGGCTGGCCATGGCGGGGGCGCCGCCCGACGTGGTCGTCACGGATGTGCGCATGCCGCCCACCGGCACCGATGACGGTCTGCGCGCCGCCATCGACCTGCGTGCCGCTTATCCGGGGCTGCCCGTCGTCGTCCTTTCCGCCTACGTGGCCGGACCGTATCTGCGTGAGCTGCTGGATGGCCCCGACGCCGGTGCGGGTGGGGCCGGCTATCTGCTCAAGGAGCGCGTCGGCCGGGTCAGCGACTTCCTGCACAGCCTGGACGTCGTGGCCGCGGGCGGGGTGGTGGTCGACCCGGAGGTGCTGGCGCGGCTCATGCGTGCGGGCTCGTCCTCGAACTTCGCCGGGCGTGGTGGCCTCGAGCCCGCGCAGGGGGCCACGCATGCCGCCGATGGACGGCGCGCAGGGCTTGCGGACAGAGCGGACGGAGGCGGCCGGGACGTGGAAGGCACGGCGCTGGCGCGCCTGACCCCGCGTGAGCAGGAGGTGCTCGCCCTCATGGCCGAGGGACTGTCCAACTCGCAGGTGGCCGAGCGCCTGGTGGTGTCCGACGGCGCGGTGGCCAAGCACGTCGCGAGTATTTTCGCCAAGCTGGACCTGCCGCCCGAGGAGGGCAACCGGCGCGTGCGCGCCGTCCTGACCTGGCTGCGCGCTCGGGCGTGA